One window of Quercus robur chromosome 5, dhQueRobu3.1, whole genome shotgun sequence genomic DNA carries:
- the LOC126725732 gene encoding transcription factor TGA3, which yields MKRAPSQPLFDIGDESGYEVLELPEEREEEEGMARKFVIEECGDEIDGISEKFQCLALHKNQTAKRGEELLLENQSLWRQEQKNRAAKLEKQLKVRWELEELIEEQLNRFHAHYCRAMVPTQLKDVARLLMPKWPPQELASLTWLGDWRPSAMLNLVRGLACSSLSLTSYLSESDSMGNKQLLSQLIHEMHIEEAILDEEMAEIQATCILHIPFNPINNSSSGSALGCIHSEFKKIEHVITKAQNLRFKALELVVKKVLSQTEAAEFLVAFEGIQDVIHQYAANQRFQKGPVTVSAKVSKCT from the exons atgaaaagaGCGCCATCTCAACCCCTCTT TGATATTGGTGATGAGAGTGGATATGAAGTGTTAGAATTACctgaagaaagagaagaagaggaaggaatGGCAAGGAAATTCGTTATAGAAGAATGTGGTGATGAAATTGATGGTATATCAGAGAAATTCCAGTGCTTAGCCCTCCATAAGAATCAAACAGCCAAACGAG GTGAGGAGTTACTCTTGGAGAACCAAAGTCTGTGGAGGCAAGAGCAAAAGAACAGAGCAGCAAAGCTAGAGAAGCAGCTCAAGGTGAGGTGGGAACTTGAGGAGCTAATTGAAGAACAACTTAATAGGTTCCATGCCCATTACTGCCGAGCCATGGTACCTACCCAGCTTAAAGATGTTGCTCGACTCCTCATGCCGAAATGGCCACCCCAGGAGTTGGCCTCCCTAACTTGGCTTGGCGATTGGCGGCCCTCAGCCATGCTTAACCTTGTCCGTGGCCTGGCCTGTTCATCATTATCATTGACCTCCTACTTATCAGAATCAGACTCAATGGGAAATAAACAACTCCTATCCCAGCTTATACATGAGATGCACATTGAGGAGGCAATACTTGATGAGGAAATGGCTGAGATTCAAGCTACGTGTATCCTACACATTCCCTTCAACCCAATTAACAACTCATCAAGTGGTTCTGCCTTGGGATGTATTCACTCTGAGTTCAAGAAGATCGAACATGTCATCACTAAGGCCCAAAACCTCAG GTTCAAGGCACTTGAGTTGGTGGTGAAGAAGGTGTTGAGCCAAACTGAAGCAGCAGAGTTCCTAGTCGCATTTGAGGGAATTCAAGATGTAATTCATCAATATGCAGCCAACCAAAGGTTTCAAAAGGGTCCAGTTACTGTGTCTGCCAAGGTGTCTAAATGTACTTGA
- the LOC126725733 gene encoding E3 ubiquitin-protein ligase KEG-like, with protein MTEQIGTSKPAVFFEYELFEGDPDRLRTVKATPTQTDPWIDPSSLKLKHRIGRGPFGDVWLATHHQLGHDFEEHHEVAVKMLHPLKEGHTQNILDKFEELFLKFRGLQCVCWLHGISVINGQICIAMILHEGSVGDRMAWLKGGKFQLQDVLRYGIELAKGILELHSIGTLVLNLKPSNFLLNKQDQLILGDFGIPYLLFGIPLSNSDMALRLGTPNYMAPEQWEPEIRGPISFETDSWGFGCSILEMLTGVQPWFGKSTEEIYHSVVVKQEKPNIPSGLPFAVENVINGCFEYDFRNRPLMTDIIHAFKSSLNALNSDGESLGLRSRKLTDRLSDGGFSAWYLSKDRLEVGDIVRSRKPFNACKSQTMDIPKGKVVGLEDDNDRERFVLVKVSGVHNPLRVQVSTIERVTSGLAIGDWVRLKEENDKHSSVGILHSIQRDGSTAVGFIGLESLWRGNSSELEKTEAYYVGQFVRLKANVLSPRFEWPRKNGDAWATGKISQVLPNGCLVASFPGRLVFGEESNIFLADPTEVEKVSFDTCPGVVQKYQHVEDFHWAVRPLAIAFSLFTAMKLGLFVGQNIGARLKKCPRNLKRRDGNSQDGQTGGNAGWLPPPVANILFKEGVPTTAAR; from the exons ATGACAGAACAGATTGGAACATCAAAGCCAGCAGTCTTTTTTGAGTATGAACTCTTTGAAGGAGACCCTGACCGCCTCAGAACTGTCAAAGCTACACCAACTCAGACTGATCCATGGATCGATCCTTCCTCATTGAAACTTAAGCACAGGATTGGGCGGGGCCCCTTTGGTGATGTTTGGTTAGCAACGCATCATCAATTGGGTCATGATTTTGAGGAGCATCATGAAGTGGCTGTCAAAATGTTACATCCATTGAAGGAGGGCCATACTCAGAAtattttggataagtttgaAGAGTTATTTCTTAAGTTCCGAGGACTCCAATGTGTTTGTTGGTTGCATGGTATATCAGTAATTAATGGACAG ATCTGCATTGCAATGATACTTCATGAAGGATCAGTCGGTGACCGAATGGCTTGGCTCAAGGGCGGGAAGTTTCAATTGCAAGATGTTttaag GTATGGGATCGAGTTGGCAAAAGGAATTCTGGAGTTGCATTCGATTGGGACCCTGGTGCTAAACCTTAAGCCTTCTAACTTTCTGCTTAACAAACAAGACCAATTGATTCTTGGAGATTTTGGAATCCCATATCTGCTTTTTGGGATTCCATTGTCCAATTCAGATATGGCTTTAAGACTTGGAACTCCAAACTACATGGCTCCAGAACAGTGGGAACCAGAAATCAGAGGTCCTATATCCTTTGAGACAGACTCATGGGGTTTTGGATGTAGCATACTAGAAATGTTAACTGGTGTTCAGCCCTGGTTTGGGAAGTCAACTGAAGAAATATATCACTCAGTTGTGGTCAAGcaagaaaaaccaaatattCCAAGTGGGTTGCCTTTTGCTGTTGAGAATGTTATCAATGGTTGCTTCGAATATGATTTCCGGAATCGGCCTTTAATGACAGATATCATACATGCATTTAAAAG CTCACTGAATGCTCTTAACAGTGATGGCGAGTCTCTTGGTTTAAGAAGCAGGAAACTTACTGATAGATTAAGTGATGGTGGTTTTAGTGCATGGTATCTGTCAAAGGATCGTCTTGAAGTGGGTGACATAGTCCGTTCAAGAAAGCCATTCAATGCATGTAAATCACAAACCATGGATATTCCTAAAGGAAAGGTTGTAGGTTTGGAGGATGACAATGATAGAGAACGTTTTGTTCTGGTGAAGGTATCTGGCGTGCACAACCCTCTAAGAGTACAGGTTTCAACAATTGAGAGGGTGACATCTGGCTTGGCAATAGGGGATTGGGTGCGTTTGAAAGAGGAAAATGACAAGCACTCCTCTGTGGGAATTCTTCACTCCATACAGCGTGATGGGAGCACAGCAGTTGGATTCATAGGCCTAGAGAGTCTCTGGAGAGGTAACTCATCTGAACTTGAAAAGACTGAAGCTTATTATGTTGGGCAGTTTGTGCGGCTGAAGGCAAATGTGTTAAGTCCCCGGTTTGAGTGGCCTCGTAAGAATGGAGATGCTTGGGCTACTGGGAAGATCTCACAAGTCCTTCCAAATGGCTGTCTTGTTGCAAGTTTCCCTGGGAGGTTGGTGTTTGGAGAAGAATCTAATATCTTCTTGGCAGACCCAACTGAAGTGGAAAAAGTTTCGTTTGATACTTGTCCAGGGGTGGTGCAGAAGTATCAGCATGTTGAAGATTTTCATTGGGCTGTGAGGCCACTTGCAATagcatttagtttatttacaGCGATGAAGCTTGGCTTATTTGTTGGACAAAACATAGGTGCAAGGCTGAAGAAATGTCCAAGAAATTTGAAGCGGCGTGATGGTAATAGTCAGGATGGCCAGACTGGTGGAAATGCTGGTTGGCTTCCACCACCAGTTGCAAATATTCTCTTTAAAGAAGGTGTTCCCACTACTGCTGCTCGGTAA